The following coding sequences are from one Paenibacillus tundrae window:
- the pheT gene encoding phenylalanine--tRNA ligase subunit beta — MRVSTDWLSDYISLEGATPQELAEKITRAGIEIDVVENRNQGVNKVVVGYVKSKEKHPDADKLNVCIIDAGQEEELQIVCGAKNVDAGQKVAVALVGAKLPGGFDIKKAKLRGVVSLGMICSAKELGMNDKLLPKDQQEGILVLPEQTEIGTPISQVLGLDDHVLELDLTPNRSDCLSMRGAAYEVGAILGREVNLPDPKQQLVEISDAAANHISVEITATEQCAHYAARYITGIKLGASPLWMQNRLMAAGVRPINNIVDITNYVMLEYGQPLHAFDADKLEKGHIDVRMAKEGESIVTLDGQERKLEPHMLIITDGVKPVAIAGVMGGENSEVSEGTVNLLLESAKFDGGSVRKTSRQLGLRSEASMRFEKEVDPGAVITALDRAAELIQRYAEGEVHQGTVEAGAVAAEKRIVQLSLDRLNRYLGTDLSLLEVKTIFARLHFACGDAEQGLLDVEVPSRRGDITLDVDLFEEVARLYGYDNIPTTLIEGPTTPGAYTRSQAMRRTIRGVLAGSGWQEMISYSFVHPDKTSLFPALTGDSKYVKLAMPMSEDRSVLRTSILPQMLDATVYNMNRKQDSLAVFEVGSVFFTEEEQLTKQPHEIPVLSLLITGNRAATQWNVGAEKVDFFDLKGALENLFAYLGLEQHIRLVANSPEGFHPGRSASVYLDGKNGEEGKLIGTMGQLHPELQQQYDLNDVYIAEIRLEAIYSEADADIRYRELPRFPAVERDIAVVVNKDIEAGDMIKAIRESAGELLQTVQVFDVFTGSKLGEDKKSVAMALVYRNRERTLTDEEITEVHARVVARLEEQFAAELRK, encoded by the coding sequence ATGAGAGTATCGACAGATTGGCTGTCTGATTATATTTCCCTAGAAGGTGCGACGCCACAGGAATTGGCGGAGAAGATCACCCGGGCGGGTATTGAGATTGATGTAGTAGAGAACCGGAATCAGGGCGTAAATAAAGTGGTTGTCGGTTACGTAAAGAGCAAGGAAAAGCATCCGGATGCGGACAAATTAAACGTATGTATTATTGATGCAGGACAAGAAGAAGAGCTACAGATCGTATGCGGCGCGAAAAATGTGGATGCAGGCCAAAAGGTTGCTGTAGCTCTTGTTGGCGCGAAGCTTCCTGGTGGGTTTGATATCAAAAAGGCGAAGCTGCGCGGCGTAGTTTCCCTTGGTATGATCTGCTCCGCAAAAGAGCTGGGCATGAACGACAAGCTGCTTCCTAAGGATCAGCAGGAAGGTATTCTCGTGTTACCAGAGCAAACGGAAATCGGAACACCAATCAGCCAGGTACTTGGATTGGATGATCATGTGCTTGAATTGGATCTGACCCCGAACCGTTCTGATTGTCTGAGTATGCGTGGTGCAGCTTATGAAGTAGGCGCGATTCTGGGACGTGAAGTAAACTTACCAGATCCGAAGCAACAGCTCGTTGAGATTAGCGATGCTGCTGCGAATCATATCTCCGTTGAAATTACAGCTACAGAGCAATGCGCTCATTACGCGGCTCGTTATATTACAGGCATTAAGCTCGGTGCTTCCCCGCTCTGGATGCAGAACCGACTGATGGCAGCGGGTGTTCGACCAATAAACAATATCGTTGATATCACGAACTACGTCATGCTGGAATATGGTCAACCGTTGCACGCCTTCGATGCGGATAAGCTGGAGAAGGGTCATATTGACGTGCGGATGGCGAAGGAAGGCGAAAGCATCGTAACGCTTGATGGTCAAGAGCGTAAGCTTGAGCCACATATGTTGATCATTACGGATGGTGTGAAACCAGTAGCCATTGCTGGGGTAATGGGTGGCGAGAATTCCGAAGTGTCGGAAGGAACGGTTAATCTGTTGCTGGAGTCCGCTAAGTTCGACGGCGGATCAGTTCGGAAAACGTCGCGCCAACTAGGGCTGCGTTCCGAAGCAAGCATGCGTTTTGAAAAAGAAGTTGATCCAGGTGCAGTAATTACAGCCCTAGACCGTGCTGCTGAGCTAATCCAGCGTTATGCTGAAGGTGAGGTTCATCAAGGTACGGTAGAAGCTGGTGCAGTTGCAGCAGAGAAACGGATCGTACAATTGTCTCTCGATAGACTTAATCGTTATCTGGGAACAGATCTGTCCTTGCTTGAAGTTAAAACGATCTTTGCTCGGCTACATTTCGCTTGTGGCGACGCTGAACAGGGTTTACTTGATGTTGAGGTCCCATCGCGTAGAGGGGACATCACACTAGATGTTGACTTGTTCGAGGAAGTTGCTCGTCTGTATGGATATGACAATATTCCTACGACACTTATTGAAGGACCAACGACACCAGGTGCATACACTCGTTCGCAAGCAATGCGCCGCACTATTCGTGGCGTGCTTGCAGGTAGCGGCTGGCAGGAAATGATCAGTTATTCCTTCGTACACCCAGATAAAACGTCGCTATTCCCTGCACTTACTGGTGACAGTAAGTATGTGAAGCTGGCGATGCCGATGAGTGAAGACCGTAGCGTGCTTCGCACAAGCATTTTGCCCCAGATGCTGGATGCAACAGTATACAATATGAATCGGAAACAGGATTCACTTGCAGTCTTTGAAGTTGGCAGTGTGTTCTTCACTGAAGAAGAGCAGTTGACTAAGCAGCCTCATGAAATTCCAGTTCTTAGCTTGTTGATCACTGGAAATCGTGCAGCCACACAGTGGAATGTAGGCGCAGAGAAAGTGGACTTCTTCGACTTGAAAGGTGCACTTGAGAACCTGTTTGCTTACCTCGGTCTAGAGCAACACATTCGCTTGGTAGCGAACAGCCCTGAAGGATTCCACCCAGGCCGTTCTGCTTCAGTATACTTGGATGGAAAAAATGGAGAAGAAGGCAAGCTGATCGGTACGATGGGTCAATTGCATCCAGAACTGCAACAACAATATGATCTGAATGATGTATATATCGCTGAGATCAGACTTGAAGCTATCTACAGTGAAGCTGATGCGGATATCCGTTATCGTGAGCTTCCTCGCTTCCCGGCAGTGGAGCGTGACATTGCTGTTGTAGTAAACAAAGATATTGAAGCCGGTGACATGATAAAAGCCATTCGTGAATCAGCGGGTGAGCTGCTACAGACGGTACAGGTATTCGATGTGTTCACAGGCAGCAAGCTGGGTGAAGATAAGAAGAGTGTAGCCATGGCACTGGTCTATCGCAATCGTGAGCGCACGCTTACTGATGAGGAAATTACCGAGGTACACGCTCGCGTCGTTGCTCGTCTTGAGGAGCAATTTGCAGCTGAATTGCGTAAATAG
- the zapA gene encoding cell division protein ZapA, which translates to MTTPDRTRVTVDIYGTSYKLVGSSADYMKQVANLVDERMNAISKHHSRLDTPRIAVLAAVHMAEQSLQTQEIRNELKMLTGERTELRNEVNRLSKIQSEHQQELDRRDQALAEATKLKTEAEQAMAKLREEQQAEIAKLNSTLENERAQAAAKEQKLQAQTSAQLKEKEEKTLARLKEAEDKAASQLKAVQAQAATQLKEAQASARTQLEQAEAKAAAQYKELQNKVAAQLKEAESRAVAERQQLEVQAAQQVQAAKEQAEAAILSELEQAETQLQQAKEEAELKYNALKSELEQRIQEAEQSATDQALQLTEKAKQDRMLLEQQADEKRLAEIEELRASFQESSEQAELEWMEKEAAYEEQLQQEKQAATAELAAARATAESRLHEEQEKLHQQLEAERELAESRLKDVGTQLSNVAEQLKQAQEVVVDQEQQLHSEREQLRTLREEQEVRKQQQETHTRRITELEHQLEQLKNDRTELQEQLRETESLLQQTLETEQQWKEQYNETIERESSLTAQLRKVQEQQGTLEQEIQKLRESEAKSEDEQRRLQKVLEQAHAAVRTLQHEISTLTQNEQSWKDLAEQRRLEMEELETQVLEAVEQNETLEAGVQSLHDELSVVKDEAERHKAAAERFQSQAGEWEQERLQLDREMGELREELNKLQESYKQIRHDYGDALQREEDYTRKLDELAVDKDTLEKQLSATRNEVQQLSTRIDEQASLLAQTEEEALEWQIKHEELTAKQSDLSSRLQALTDREEQLQEQLRSKAAESEQNDQVWQRRADEWAAQEQSWQERWTALENEMNVWQKESAASAEKVEELEQERQQLDQLRAEATSEKQALEHELLEISDRYELAANQLRLLQVEREMEQEKAEQLNTEHRQLKDEYTKLQTEYNEWIELIEQDQN; encoded by the coding sequence GTGACTACACCTGATCGTACACGCGTCACCGTAGATATCTACGGGACTTCCTATAAACTGGTTGGCAGCAGTGCCGACTATATGAAACAAGTAGCTAATTTGGTGGACGAGCGTATGAACGCTATTTCCAAACATCACTCTCGCTTAGATACACCGCGCATTGCGGTGTTAGCAGCAGTACATATGGCTGAGCAATCTCTTCAGACCCAGGAAATCCGGAATGAATTGAAAATGCTAACAGGTGAACGTACTGAACTTCGAAATGAAGTTAATCGTTTGAGCAAGATACAGAGCGAACATCAACAGGAGCTGGATCGCCGTGATCAAGCATTGGCTGAAGCGACCAAACTCAAAACTGAGGCTGAACAGGCCATGGCAAAGCTACGTGAGGAACAACAGGCTGAAATAGCCAAATTGAATTCCACTCTGGAGAATGAGCGCGCACAAGCAGCGGCGAAAGAGCAGAAACTCCAAGCTCAAACATCAGCGCAATTGAAAGAGAAGGAAGAGAAGACGTTAGCTCGCCTGAAAGAAGCGGAAGACAAGGCAGCGAGTCAGCTTAAGGCTGTTCAGGCACAGGCTGCAACTCAACTGAAAGAGGCACAGGCAAGTGCCAGAACACAATTAGAGCAAGCCGAAGCTAAAGCAGCTGCCCAATATAAGGAACTGCAAAATAAAGTGGCTGCTCAACTAAAAGAAGCAGAGAGCCGGGCTGTTGCTGAACGACAGCAGCTAGAAGTGCAGGCAGCGCAGCAAGTTCAGGCTGCCAAAGAACAAGCAGAAGCTGCGATCTTGTCAGAATTAGAGCAAGCGGAAACTCAGTTGCAACAAGCGAAGGAAGAAGCAGAACTGAAGTACAACGCGTTGAAGTCTGAATTGGAGCAACGTATCCAGGAAGCAGAACAATCTGCTACAGATCAGGCACTACAGCTTACTGAGAAGGCGAAGCAAGATCGGATGTTGTTGGAGCAACAGGCTGACGAGAAGCGTCTTGCAGAGATTGAGGAGCTGCGGGCTTCGTTCCAAGAGTCATCGGAACAGGCTGAATTGGAATGGATGGAGAAAGAGGCGGCTTACGAAGAGCAGCTGCAGCAAGAGAAGCAAGCTGCGACAGCTGAACTTGCGGCGGCTCGTGCAACTGCCGAGTCTAGATTACATGAAGAACAAGAGAAGCTACATCAGCAGTTGGAAGCTGAACGTGAACTCGCTGAATCTCGTCTGAAGGACGTGGGCACACAGCTTAGTAATGTGGCAGAGCAACTCAAACAAGCTCAAGAAGTCGTCGTGGATCAAGAACAACAACTTCACAGTGAGCGAGAGCAACTACGAACTTTACGCGAGGAACAAGAAGTGCGTAAACAGCAACAAGAAACACACACACGGCGTATTACGGAGCTTGAGCATCAGCTTGAGCAGTTGAAGAACGATCGTACCGAGCTTCAGGAACAGTTGCGTGAAACAGAATCGCTTCTACAACAAACTCTTGAAACCGAACAACAATGGAAAGAACAATACAACGAAACGATTGAGCGTGAATCTTCCCTTACAGCACAGCTTCGCAAAGTTCAGGAACAACAGGGCACGTTGGAACAGGAGATTCAGAAGCTTCGTGAATCCGAAGCGAAGTCGGAAGATGAGCAGCGCAGACTGCAAAAAGTGCTGGAGCAGGCTCATGCGGCTGTACGTACATTGCAGCATGAGATTAGCACATTGACGCAGAATGAACAGTCATGGAAAGACCTTGCTGAGCAGCGTCGACTCGAAATGGAAGAGTTGGAAACGCAGGTTCTTGAAGCTGTTGAACAGAATGAGACGCTGGAAGCAGGTGTTCAGTCTCTACATGATGAGTTATCTGTCGTGAAGGATGAAGCAGAGCGTCATAAAGCAGCAGCAGAACGTTTCCAAAGCCAAGCTGGTGAATGGGAACAAGAGCGTCTTCAGCTTGATCGCGAGATGGGTGAACTTCGAGAGGAACTGAATAAGCTGCAAGAGAGTTATAAGCAGATCCGCCATGATTATGGAGATGCTCTCCAGCGCGAAGAGGACTACACTCGCAAGCTTGATGAGTTGGCTGTGGATAAGGATACGCTTGAGAAGCAGCTGTCTGCGACTCGCAATGAAGTACAGCAGTTATCTACACGAATAGATGAGCAGGCAAGTTTACTTGCGCAGACGGAGGAAGAAGCATTGGAATGGCAGATCAAGCACGAAGAGCTAACTGCCAAACAATCAGACCTGTCTTCCCGTTTACAGGCGCTAACCGATAGAGAAGAGCAACTTCAAGAGCAACTTCGTTCAAAAGCTGCAGAGTCGGAGCAAAATGATCAAGTTTGGCAGCGACGTGCCGACGAGTGGGCAGCACAGGAGCAATCCTGGCAAGAACGCTGGACTGCATTGGAGAATGAGATGAATGTCTGGCAGAAAGAAAGTGCTGCAAGTGCTGAGAAGGTTGAAGAGCTAGAACAAGAGCGTCAGCAATTAGATCAGCTACGTGCAGAGGCTACCTCTGAGAAACAAGCTCTGGAGCATGAACTGCTTGAGATCAGTGACCGTTATGAGCTTGCTGCGAATCAGCTTCGCTTGTTACAAGTCGAACGTGAAATGGAGCAAGAGAAGGCGGAGCAACTGAACACGGAGCATCGACAGTTGAAAGATGAATATACGAAGTTACAGACGGAGTATAACGAATGGATTGAATTGATTGAACAGGATCAGAATTAA
- a CDS encoding cytochrome C oxidase subunit II, which yields MKKSIAWLVACMLIMVLAACGSGNSSNGSDADPEITASEELVIKASNYEFDKPEYHLKKGVPVNIIYENTNGNHGLLVPELKLQLDIQNTSKVIIPDQVGEFEMSCSVFCGSGHSSMISKIIVEE from the coding sequence ATGAAAAAAAGTATAGCCTGGCTCGTAGCTTGTATGTTGATTATGGTTCTTGCAGCATGCGGATCAGGAAACTCAAGTAATGGCAGCGATGCTGATCCTGAAATTACTGCAAGTGAGGAACTCGTGATCAAGGCAAGCAACTATGAGTTCGACAAGCCCGAGTATCACCTCAAAAAAGGGGTTCCCGTTAACATTATTTACGAAAACACAAATGGCAATCACGGCTTGCTTGTGCCTGAACTTAAACTGCAACTAGACATCCAAAACACTTCAAAAGTAATCATCCCTGACCAAGTCGGCGAATTTGAGATGTCATGTTCTGTATTCTGTGGTAGCGGGCACAGTAGCATGATCTCCAAAATTATTGTTGAAGAATAG
- a CDS encoding phage holin family protein, producing MNFLGHVVRFIIAAIVLMVVSWIVPGFAVGGFLSALMLALVIALLGWIIEGVFGKRVSPFGRGIVGFIVSALVIWLGQYVVDHVEVSLLGAILAALVIGIIDLFIPVSTPFEAGRESNKRS from the coding sequence TTGAACTTCTTGGGACATGTTGTACGATTCATTATCGCAGCCATTGTACTAATGGTCGTCAGTTGGATTGTACCTGGTTTTGCCGTTGGTGGTTTCTTGAGCGCCCTTATGCTAGCTCTGGTCATTGCCCTTCTTGGTTGGATCATTGAAGGTGTCTTTGGTAAAAGGGTCTCTCCCTTCGGCCGTGGAATCGTTGGCTTCATTGTCAGTGCACTAGTGATCTGGTTAGGTCAATACGTTGTCGATCACGTTGAAGTCAGCTTGCTTGGAGCCATTTTAGCCGCACTGGTTATCGGGATTATCGATTTGTTCATCCCTGTATCCACACCGTTTGAGGCAGGGCGTGAATCCAACAAACGTTCGTAA
- a CDS encoding endonuclease MutS2, with protein MDTKILHTLEYRKILNTLQGFAQTTMGKKKADTLVPIGDLDEVKRLLQQTDEAFKFDRLKGSPSFGGIVDITASIKRSEIGGTLNPHELLSISNTTLASRRLKRQIATLHEDEKVESLFFISDQLSEQKALEDEIRSCIEDNAEVADSASVTLAQIRRELRGGEARIREKLDSMIRSSTVSKMLQDQLITIRGDRFVIPVKAEYRSYFGGIVHDQSGSGATLFIEPESIVAMNNKLRETRIREEREIEVILQKLTALVSEQAEWLLDDVDLLGTLDFIFAKSRLARELKATLPRMNDRGFIKLKKGRHPLIAIENVVPTDIELGNDYTSIIVTGPNTGGKTVTLKTIGLLSLMAMSGLFVPAEDGSQLCVFDAIYADIGDEQSIEQNLSTFSSHMTNIIRILKNMTTKSLVLLDELGAGTDPAEGSALAISILEHMHQTGCRMVATTHYSELKAYAYERKGVINASMEFDVNTLSPTYRLLVGVPGRSNAFAIAERLGLPTNILDYARGEVKEEDQRVENMIASLEENRLTAEQEREKAEHLRADMEKLRSRHQSELEKLEQQRDRRIEKAEEDARLIVDKARAEAEKIIADLRQLAMEEGASVKEHKLIAARKQLDEAEPEKRKKTVKRTASAPKARAIGPGDEVLVYSLNQKGHVVEMSGSKEAVVQLGIMKMKVSLNDLELKQSASTVVTPKQKPVTGMKRTRDDNVKSELDLRGANLEEALMETDRFIDEAFLANLGQVYIIHGKGTGILRSGIQDYLRKHRHIKSYRLGNYGEGGNGVTVAELE; from the coding sequence TTGGATACGAAAATTTTACACACATTGGAATACCGCAAAATTTTAAATACATTGCAAGGCTTTGCCCAAACGACAATGGGCAAGAAGAAAGCGGATACTCTGGTGCCAATTGGTGACCTAGATGAAGTGAAAAGATTACTACAGCAAACGGACGAAGCCTTTAAGTTTGATCGATTGAAGGGTTCGCCATCTTTCGGTGGCATCGTTGACATTACAGCCTCCATTAAACGTTCAGAAATTGGGGGCACCTTGAATCCACATGAACTTCTCAGTATTTCGAACACTACCCTTGCTTCACGTAGACTCAAACGGCAAATTGCTACACTTCATGAAGATGAAAAGGTGGAGTCGCTGTTCTTCATTAGTGACCAGTTGTCGGAGCAAAAAGCACTAGAAGATGAAATTCGTAGCTGTATTGAAGATAATGCTGAAGTTGCTGATAGTGCGAGCGTCACGCTTGCTCAGATTCGTCGCGAACTTCGGGGCGGTGAAGCTCGAATCAGGGAGAAGCTGGATTCCATGATCCGCTCATCAACGGTATCTAAAATGCTACAGGATCAGTTGATTACTATTCGTGGGGATCGCTTTGTAATCCCGGTAAAAGCAGAGTATCGTTCTTACTTCGGGGGGATTGTACATGATCAGTCGGGTTCAGGTGCGACTCTGTTTATTGAACCGGAATCAATTGTTGCAATGAATAACAAATTACGTGAGACTCGAATTCGGGAAGAGCGCGAAATTGAAGTTATTTTGCAGAAATTGACAGCCCTTGTCAGTGAGCAGGCAGAATGGCTGTTGGATGATGTCGATCTATTGGGGACGCTTGATTTCATCTTTGCGAAGTCACGTTTAGCGCGCGAACTGAAGGCAACCTTACCTCGGATGAATGATCGCGGCTTCATTAAGTTGAAGAAGGGGCGTCATCCGCTAATTGCCATTGAGAATGTTGTGCCTACGGATATTGAATTAGGCAATGATTATACATCGATTATTGTCACAGGGCCGAATACAGGTGGTAAAACAGTCACGCTAAAAACGATTGGTTTGCTCAGTTTGATGGCCATGTCTGGATTGTTTGTCCCTGCTGAAGATGGCAGTCAGCTCTGTGTATTTGATGCGATCTATGCCGATATTGGAGACGAACAGAGTATTGAACAGAACTTGAGTACGTTCTCCAGTCACATGACCAACATTATTCGAATTTTGAAAAACATGACAACGAAAAGCCTTGTTCTCCTCGATGAGCTTGGCGCGGGAACAGATCCGGCAGAAGGTTCGGCACTAGCGATTTCCATTCTGGAACATATGCATCAGACCGGTTGTCGTATGGTAGCTACAACGCATTATAGTGAGCTGAAGGCATACGCATATGAACGCAAAGGCGTTATCAATGCGAGTATGGAATTTGATGTGAATACATTAAGTCCAACCTATCGTTTGCTTGTTGGTGTTCCTGGTCGAAGTAATGCCTTTGCGATTGCGGAACGTCTTGGGCTTCCAACTAACATTCTGGATTATGCTCGTGGCGAGGTGAAGGAAGAGGATCAACGGGTGGAGAATATGATTGCTTCACTAGAAGAGAATCGACTGACTGCCGAGCAAGAGCGTGAGAAGGCGGAACATTTACGTGCAGACATGGAGAAGCTACGTAGTCGACATCAATCCGAACTGGAGAAGCTGGAACAGCAGCGTGACCGCCGGATTGAGAAGGCAGAAGAAGATGCGCGCCTGATTGTGGACAAAGCTAGAGCAGAAGCTGAGAAAATTATTGCTGATCTGCGTCAGCTAGCTATGGAAGAAGGAGCATCGGTTAAGGAGCACAAGCTAATTGCTGCTCGTAAACAATTAGACGAAGCTGAACCGGAGAAACGGAAGAAGACCGTTAAACGCACGGCATCCGCTCCGAAGGCTCGTGCTATTGGCCCAGGCGATGAAGTGTTAGTGTACAGCTTGAATCAGAAAGGTCATGTTGTTGAGATGTCTGGAAGCAAGGAAGCAGTGGTACAGCTTGGTATTATGAAGATGAAAGTATCACTGAATGATCTTGAGCTGAAGCAGTCTGCTTCAACTGTAGTGACACCCAAACAAAAACCTGTGACCGGAATGAAACGAACTCGTGATGACAATGTCAAGAGCGAGCTGGACCTGCGCGGTGCCAATTTGGAGGAAGCTCTGATGGAAACGGATCGTTTTATCGACGAAGCGTTCCTTGCGAATCTGGGTCAGGTATACATTATCCACGGTAAAGGAACAGGAATTTTACGTTCCGGTATTCAGGATTATCTGCGCAAGCATAGACATATTAAAAGTTATCGGCTGGGCAATTATGGGGAAGGCGGAAACGGTGTTACCGTAGCAGAACTGGAGTAG
- a CDS encoding DUF350 domain-containing protein, which translates to MRKREGEPCVKGTIDQLLSHPLGMVLGFFSVAIMELLIFLACFELVTKYKCWDEIKKGNIAVAMATGGKIFGICNVLRFCIQAKSSVYEAMTWSFLGFILLLVAYFLFEFLTPVFSIDKEIEADNRAVGLISMIISVSLSFVIGASIM; encoded by the coding sequence ATGCGGAAGCGGGAAGGGGAACCGTGCGTGAAAGGGACGATTGACCAATTGCTGTCCCATCCCTTGGGGATGGTGCTCGGTTTTTTTTCGGTAGCCATTATGGAGCTTCTCATTTTTCTCGCTTGCTTCGAACTAGTTACCAAGTATAAGTGCTGGGATGAGATTAAGAAGGGAAATATCGCGGTTGCTATGGCAACAGGTGGCAAAATTTTTGGCATATGTAACGTACTTCGTTTCTGTATTCAAGCCAAATCTTCAGTCTATGAAGCCATGACGTGGTCATTTCTAGGGTTTATTCTCCTGCTTGTTGCCTACTTTTTATTTGAATTTTTGACCCCGGTGTTCTCCATTGATAAGGAAATTGAAGCGGATAACCGGGCGGTTGGACTGATTTCCATGATTATCTCGGTCTCGCTATCCTTTGTCATTGGCGCGAGCATCATGTAG
- a CDS encoding MFS transporter — MKISLGRQSILLLSVNGLFVLAGALSGTFLNVYLWKSRPDYAMLGWFTVSQQLAIGLTFWIAGKWVKEHNKMSALRLGTALSGLFYMTVLWVGSSAVDWIWPLGILLGCALGLFWIAFNVVYFEITDRDNRDLFNGWVGLLGSMTGIIGPWFSGLVISRMTDNTGYRLIFTVSLVIYVIAVVFSFFLKKRKVSGTYRWSEPWLQLSKPHSPWRPLALGLFAQGVREGVFAFLIALLVYVATAQEYKLGQFSLITSAVALVSYWAAGKWYKPQYRAKGMLIGAILLFIVLMPVLWKVTYGTLLIMGIGSAFAMPLYILPMISAGFDMMGTSGENVEKRVELVVLRELSLMIGRLFGLGVFILTVMNEPSLRTLTWLIIILGAFPLIGWVFMRKMLRHNEGKGTTSS, encoded by the coding sequence ATGAAGATTTCTTTGGGTCGACAATCCATTCTGCTTTTGAGCGTGAATGGATTGTTTGTGTTAGCAGGTGCTTTGTCAGGAACATTTTTGAATGTGTACTTGTGGAAGAGCAGACCAGACTACGCGATGTTAGGTTGGTTCACGGTCAGTCAGCAACTTGCCATCGGGCTCACATTTTGGATTGCTGGTAAATGGGTTAAGGAACATAACAAAATGAGTGCGTTAAGACTAGGGACAGCATTATCAGGGCTTTTTTATATGACAGTTCTCTGGGTTGGTTCTAGCGCTGTAGACTGGATTTGGCCTCTAGGCATATTGTTAGGGTGTGCATTAGGTCTGTTCTGGATTGCATTTAACGTTGTATATTTTGAGATAACGGATCGCGATAACCGGGATTTATTTAATGGCTGGGTTGGTCTGTTAGGATCAATGACAGGTATTATCGGGCCATGGTTCTCTGGACTGGTCATTTCTCGAATGACGGATAATACGGGATATCGTCTTATTTTTACGGTGTCTCTGGTCATTTATGTGATTGCAGTCGTGTTCAGTTTCTTTCTCAAAAAAAGAAAGGTGAGCGGTACATACCGCTGGTCGGAGCCTTGGCTCCAACTGTCCAAACCGCATAGTCCTTGGAGGCCGCTTGCTTTAGGTTTATTTGCTCAAGGGGTGCGTGAGGGTGTATTCGCATTCTTGATCGCTTTACTGGTCTATGTGGCTACTGCTCAGGAGTACAAGCTAGGGCAGTTTTCTCTTATCACTTCTGCAGTAGCACTTGTAAGTTACTGGGCAGCAGGCAAATGGTATAAGCCACAGTATAGAGCGAAGGGAATGCTCATTGGAGCCATATTGCTGTTCATTGTTTTAATGCCGGTTCTTTGGAAAGTGACCTATGGTACGCTGTTGATTATGGGAATCGGAAGTGCCTTTGCGATGCCATTGTACATTCTGCCGATGATCTCAGCAGGTTTTGATATGATGGGCACGAGTGGTGAAAATGTCGAAAAAAGAGTAGAACTTGTCGTACTAAGAGAGCTTTCCCTGATGATTGGTCGGCTGTTTGGATTGGGGGTCTTTATTCTAACCGTCATGAATGAACCTTCGCTGCGAACGCTAACTTGGTTAATTATCATCTTAGGAGCCTTTCCGCTAATCGGTTGGGTCTTTATGCGTAAGATGTTAAGACACAATGAAGGAAAAGGTACAACATCGTCATAA